A genome region from Candidatus Amarolinea dominans includes the following:
- a CDS encoding tetratricopeptide repeat protein, whose product MAGDYAWRTGLTETAVSELQAVVAISNATPLFQSLAHAGLAQIAAANGQPAAAIDALSASLTAWPGNADAQARRGDLALTAGDAAAAATAYQQALALLADYRQQLGSDSAALLEVTILAPGPGDASARCGCVLVCPGAGRRLALVEPAPQWPRPVGVGGLSSAAPWPAGDELNACAQLGAPSRPSAAVPNELGRRGSRQVGLADRSCRRMNSGRSQAARRRLPPMNWGAGGRN is encoded by the coding sequence GTGGCCGGCGACTACGCCTGGCGCACCGGACTGACTGAGACCGCCGTCTCGGAACTGCAAGCGGTGGTCGCCATCTCGAACGCAACGCCTTTGTTTCAATCTCTGGCCCATGCCGGCCTGGCGCAGATCGCCGCGGCGAACGGCCAGCCGGCCGCGGCCATCGACGCGCTCAGCGCCAGCCTGACCGCGTGGCCGGGAAATGCCGATGCCCAGGCCCGCCGCGGCGACCTGGCCCTGACGGCCGGCGACGCGGCCGCAGCCGCAACTGCCTATCAACAGGCCCTGGCCCTGCTGGCCGATTACCGTCAACAACTCGGCAGCGACAGCGCCGCCCTGCTGGAAGTGACCATCCTCGCGCCTGGGCCTGGCGACGCGTCAGCCCGATGCGGCTGCGTCCTGGTTTGCCCAGGCGCAGGCCGCAGGCTGGCGCTGGTCGAACCAGCGCCGCAATGGCCGCGGCCAGTTGGTGTTGGCGGCCTCAGCAGCGCGGCGCCCTGGCCAGCCGGCGACGAACTGAACGCATGCGCGCAGCTGGGCGCGCCTTCACGGCCATCCGCGGCTGTGCCGAATGAATTGGGGCGCAGGGGCTCCCGCCAGGTCGGCCTGGCCGACCGATCCTGCCGCCGAATGAATTCGGGGCGCAGCCAGGCGGCCCGCCGCCGATTGCCGCCAATGAATTGGGGCGCAGGGGGCCGGAACTGA
- a CDS encoding DUF2029 domain-containing protein: MRFQSPAAPTGIASTEVDARRHAHEARFQSLSLSLPLAPAFLLLLIAAASLLLYRQAAQAPDLRRVVPQFLFYFGLLFVLYLAAVILVLRLEKIQGAATPVAWLFIILLSAVAFRVILLPTRPTLSDDMYRYIWDGRVQAAGLSPYRYTPAASELTFLRRNDNTIWRYINRKTAITIYPPAAQLAFLAIYRLHPDSVTWTKTALTLAELSALVPLALWLRRQRLSLLRLLILAWSPLAVFEVAGSGHMDALVLAPLVVAWLAFETRRPALLGFSLGIAALLKLYPAFFFPLLWTRRDVKAPLAFAGTVAAGYALFIGRGGSVLGFLPNYLNERFNTGPAALIARGLEAIGGPEMPSWRVVQSWQLLFLALLAVWALWQPLNRPATARRRAWAMMTVFFVLSQNLFSWYLLMVMPLLALDLRRGRWGLALDAPDRLAALHRADGPLLHLLHHRASGSVGHLGAVWRPADLPGRPRLAPAGSPPLTRRLSASQQLGLLGLLWLGSALLGWRAFALASFYRTPLLDLAKLTANRFGVWLGVAISIALVSGIFLVGWRIVSRARAPVSWPILLAVPLAVALCLVFTYPLTAGDLFDYLALGHLTVFHDANPFTQFPAQFASDPFVRYAAWRFFPSAYGPLWEIMAAGLARLAASDLWTGILLMKAQALLSLALVSALTAWLVWQRRRSPLAVQQALFLLLWNPLLLFDIAGNAHNDLWMVLGLLLAVALAERRRFDLALTALTAGALVKFVPLLIMPLLATAAVRRLGWRQAVRQLAVGLALSLLLAWLCYRPFWPLADPLRLAQRSGLNTTSILTLVREIISAWADVETANASAAYLGQAVLAGLVGLSVWRLWRAPARSFTLAVAHLLLAILLLATAWFQTWYLVWVWPLLALHPRSRLAPVLFLLSTTAWFKYLLFSLVFGAHWPPLVPYWQQNVAAALMVIAPPLGFWLLKARQSVHHGATRTQGRQGAGTQDKHSS; this comes from the coding sequence GTGCGATTTCAATCGCCTGCTGCGCCGACCGGCATTGCGTCCACGGAGGTGGACGCCCGGCGGCACGCCCATGAGGCGCGATTTCAATCGCTCTCTCTCTCCCTCCCCCTGGCCCCGGCATTCCTGCTGCTCTTGATCGCCGCGGCCAGTCTGCTCCTCTACCGTCAGGCCGCCCAGGCGCCTGATCTGCGCCGTGTGGTGCCGCAATTCCTGTTCTATTTTGGCCTGCTCTTTGTGCTCTATCTGGCGGCGGTGATCCTCGTGTTGCGCCTGGAAAAAATTCAGGGCGCGGCCACACCGGTCGCCTGGCTCTTCATCATCCTCTTGAGCGCCGTGGCCTTCCGTGTCATCCTGCTGCCGACGCGGCCAACCCTCTCGGACGACATGTACCGCTACATCTGGGATGGCCGCGTGCAGGCCGCGGGCCTCAGCCCCTACCGCTACACCCCCGCGGCCTCTGAGTTGACCTTCCTGCGCCGCAACGACAACACCATCTGGCGCTACATCAACCGCAAGACGGCCATCACGATCTACCCGCCCGCCGCACAACTGGCCTTTCTCGCCATCTATCGCCTGCACCCGGACAGCGTGACCTGGACCAAAACTGCGCTGACGCTGGCCGAGTTGAGCGCCCTGGTCCCGTTGGCCCTCTGGCTGCGCCGTCAGCGCCTGAGCCTTCTGCGCCTGCTCATCCTGGCCTGGAGTCCCCTGGCTGTTTTCGAAGTGGCCGGCAGCGGGCACATGGACGCGCTGGTGTTAGCGCCGCTGGTGGTGGCCTGGCTGGCCTTCGAGACGCGGCGCCCCGCGCTGCTTGGTTTCAGCCTGGGCATCGCTGCCCTGCTCAAGCTCTATCCGGCCTTCTTCTTTCCCCTGCTCTGGACGCGGCGCGATGTCAAAGCACCCCTCGCTTTTGCGGGCACAGTGGCGGCCGGCTATGCCCTTTTCATCGGCCGCGGCGGCAGCGTCCTGGGCTTCTTGCCCAACTACTTGAACGAGCGTTTCAATACCGGGCCGGCCGCGCTCATCGCCCGTGGGCTGGAAGCCATTGGCGGGCCGGAGATGCCCTCCTGGCGGGTCGTGCAAAGCTGGCAGTTGCTCTTCCTGGCGCTGCTGGCAGTATGGGCGCTCTGGCAGCCGCTGAATCGGCCGGCCACCGCGCGGCGTCGCGCCTGGGCCATGATGACTGTTTTCTTCGTGCTGTCACAGAACTTGTTCTCCTGGTATCTGCTCATGGTCATGCCGCTCCTGGCCCTCGATCTGCGCCGCGGCCGCTGGGGGCTGGCCCTGGACGCGCCCGACCGGCTGGCTGCTCTTCACAGGGCTGACGGCCCTCTCCTACACCTTCTTCATCACCGGGCATCCGGTTCCGTGGGCCATCTGGGCGCAGTATGGCGTCCTGCTGATCTTCCTGGCCGGCCACGCCTGGCGCCGGCGGGGAGTCCACCGTTGACCAGACGACTTTCCGCATCGCAACAGCTTGGCCTGCTTGGCCTGCTCTGGCTGGGCAGCGCGCTGCTGGGCTGGCGCGCGTTCGCCCTCGCCAGCTTCTACCGCACGCCCCTGCTTGACCTGGCAAAACTGACCGCCAATCGGTTCGGCGTGTGGTTGGGGGTTGCAATCTCCATTGCCCTTGTGAGCGGCATCTTCCTGGTTGGTTGGCGCATTGTGTCACGCGCCCGGGCGCCCGTTTCCTGGCCGATCTTGCTCGCCGTGCCGCTGGCCGTCGCCCTCTGCCTGGTCTTCACCTACCCGCTGACCGCAGGCGACCTGTTCGATTATCTGGCGCTGGGGCATTTGACCGTCTTTCATGACGCCAACCCCTTCACCCAGTTTCCGGCGCAGTTCGCATCCGATCCGTTTGTGCGCTACGCCGCCTGGCGCTTCTTCCCCTCGGCCTACGGTCCGCTCTGGGAGATCATGGCGGCCGGACTGGCGCGCCTGGCCGCGAGCGATCTCTGGACTGGCATCCTGCTGATGAAGGCGCAGGCGCTGCTCAGCCTGGCCCTGGTCAGCGCCTTGACCGCCTGGCTGGTCTGGCAGCGCCGGCGCTCCCCGCTGGCGGTGCAGCAAGCCCTCTTCCTGCTCCTCTGGAACCCTCTGCTCCTGTTCGACATCGCCGGCAACGCGCACAACGATCTGTGGATGGTGCTGGGCCTGCTGCTGGCCGTCGCTCTGGCCGAACGCCGCCGCTTCGACCTGGCCCTGACCGCGCTCACGGCCGGCGCGCTGGTGAAATTCGTCCCCCTGCTCATCATGCCCCTGCTGGCGACAGCCGCCGTGCGCCGCCTGGGCTGGCGTCAGGCGGTCCGCCAACTGGCAGTCGGCCTGGCGCTGAGCCTGCTGCTGGCCTGGCTCTGCTACCGCCCCTTCTGGCCGCTGGCCGACCCCCTGCGCCTGGCGCAGCGCAGCGGTCTCAACACCACATCAATCCTCACGCTCGTGCGCGAGATCATCAGCGCCTGGGCCGATGTGGAAACCGCCAACGCCAGCGCGGCTTACCTGGGGCAGGCCGTTCTGGCCGGGCTGGTGGGCCTGAGCGTGTGGCGGCTGTGGCGCGCGCCGGCGCGCTCGTTCACCCTGGCCGTGGCCCATCTGCTCCTCGCCATCCTGCTGCTGGCAACCGCCTGGTTTCAGACCTGGTACCTGGTCTGGGTCTGGCCGCTGCTGGCGCTGCACCCCCGTTCGCGGCTGGCGCCGGTGCTCTTCCTGCTCAGCACGACGGCCTGGTTCAAGTACCTGCTCTTCAGCCTGGTCTTTGGTGCGCACTGGCCGCCGCTCGTGCCGTACTGGCAGCAGAACGTCGCCGCTGCGCTGATGGTCATTGCGCCGCCGTTGGGGTTCTGGCTGCTCAAGGCGCGGCAGAGTGTGCATCACGGCGCGACGCGAACGCAGGGACGCCAGGGCGCGGGGACGCAAGACAAACACAGTTCATGA
- a CDS encoding NUDIX hydrolase produces the protein MAIKPWTTVSSRPVYENKWMSVREDIAAMPDGRTTIYGVVTFGHCVGIVPVTAEGEVILVRQYRYVFGEDQRWEIPTGGVEPGEAWAAAAQRELMEEAGVRAGRLIPVSDFYTSKSVCYEIAHIYIGEDLSEESLPPDETESFEVRRFPLAEALQMVLSSEIRDAMSVVGILLAARQHGV, from the coding sequence ATGGCAATCAAACCCTGGACCACGGTGTCGAGCCGGCCGGTCTATGAAAACAAATGGATGAGCGTGCGCGAGGATATTGCGGCCATGCCCGACGGCCGCACGACGATCTACGGCGTGGTGACTTTCGGGCACTGCGTCGGCATCGTGCCCGTGACTGCGGAGGGTGAAGTGATCCTGGTGCGCCAGTATCGCTACGTCTTCGGCGAAGATCAGCGCTGGGAAATTCCCACGGGCGGCGTGGAGCCGGGCGAGGCGTGGGCAGCGGCTGCGCAGCGCGAACTGATGGAAGAGGCCGGCGTGCGTGCGGGCCGGCTGATCCCGGTCAGCGATTTCTACACCTCGAAATCGGTTTGCTACGAGATTGCGCACATCTACATCGGCGAAGACCTGAGCGAGGAGTCCCTGCCGCCCGACGAGACGGAATCCTTCGAGGTGCGCCGCTTTCCGTTGGCCGAGGCGCTGCAGATGGTGTTGAGCAGCGAGATTCGTGACGCCATGTCGGTGGTGGGCATCCTGCTGGCGGCCAGGCAGCACGGCGTATGA
- a CDS encoding TIGR04282 family arsenosugar biosynthesis glycosyltransferase, producing the protein MTAGSRENGLDQVLLTVAKRPEPGRTKTRLHDGFAPDEAAEIYRCLLLDTFRLMAQVRGVHPVVAFTPDDADDYFRALAPPHFGLLPQVGRDLGERLPNALGHFLALPGVQRAVIMNSDGPTLPVGYLVDAFDALARCDVVLGPGSDGGYYLIGMSRLHRGLFENVTWSTALVMGETMANARRLGLSVHVLPTWYDVDVADDLRRILADGPEAAPETYARVAALRPEWGEKEG; encoded by the coding sequence ATGACGGCAGGTTCACGCGAGAACGGGCTGGATCAGGTGCTGCTCACGGTCGCCAAGCGGCCAGAGCCGGGACGCACCAAGACCCGCCTGCATGATGGATTTGCGCCGGATGAGGCCGCGGAGATCTATCGCTGTCTGCTGCTCGACACCTTCCGCCTGATGGCGCAGGTGCGGGGCGTGCATCCGGTGGTGGCCTTCACGCCGGACGATGCAGATGATTACTTTCGGGCGTTGGCCCCGCCGCATTTCGGCCTGCTCCCGCAGGTGGGCCGCGACCTGGGCGAACGCCTGCCCAATGCCCTGGGTCATTTTCTGGCCTTGCCTGGCGTGCAGCGTGCGGTCATCATGAACAGCGACGGGCCAACCCTGCCAGTAGGCTACCTGGTGGATGCCTTCGACGCGCTGGCGCGGTGCGATGTGGTGTTGGGGCCGGGCAGCGACGGCGGCTACTACCTGATTGGCATGTCACGCTTGCACCGCGGCCTGTTCGAGAACGTCACCTGGAGCACGGCCCTGGTCATGGGCGAAACGATGGCCAATGCCCGGCGTCTGGGGTTGTCCGTCCACGTGCTGCCCACCTGGTACGATGTGGATGTGGCCGACGACCTGCGCCGCATCCTCGCGGATGGTCCAGAGGCCGCGCCGGAGACGTACGCGCGGGTGGCGGCGTTGAGACCGGAGTGGGGGGAGAAGGAAGGATGA
- a CDS encoding TQO small subunit DoxD yields the protein MKKQLDWRNWAGVGAPLWPLALARMAIGVLWLFSLRWKLPPTFAPPAGVRGLADWMTLMTQHPVVAAYGAFVETIVLPNFTLFAWLIFLAELAAGLSLLLGWKVRWGALLGAALSFNLLIGMSEVPGEWPWSYLMMVMWHGVFWLTDAGRVLGLDARASGRP from the coding sequence ATGAAGAAACAGTTGGATTGGCGAAACTGGGCAGGGGTGGGAGCGCCGCTGTGGCCGCTGGCGCTGGCGCGTATGGCGATTGGGGTGCTGTGGCTGTTCAGCCTGCGTTGGAAGCTGCCGCCTACGTTTGCGCCGCCGGCGGGGGTGCGCGGCCTGGCCGATTGGATGACGCTCATGACGCAACATCCGGTCGTGGCGGCCTACGGCGCTTTCGTCGAGACGATCGTGCTGCCCAATTTCACCCTGTTCGCCTGGCTGATCTTCCTGGCTGAGCTGGCGGCCGGCCTTTCGCTCTTGCTCGGCTGGAAGGTGCGCTGGGGCGCGCTGCTCGGCGCGGCGCTGTCCTTCAATCTCCTGATCGGCATGTCCGAGGTGCCCGGCGAATGGCCCTGGAGTTACCTGATGATGGTGATGTGGCACGGCGTCTTCTGGCTGACCGACGCGGGCCGCGTGCTTGGCCTCGACGCGCGCGCTTCCGGTCGGCCATGA
- a CDS encoding glycosyltransferase family 2 protein: MTVCVIIPALNEAESIGVVLAAIPAGLAAEVIVVDNGSTDDTAARALAAGARVVREDRRGYGFACAAGVAATQADIMVFLDADLSDFPEEMAALLAPIQSGQADLVLGSRFLAGNLSRSVMPPQQRFGNWLASRLMQRLYRIPVTDLSPFRAVRRDVLLALDMREMTYGWPTEMMVKAARRGYRLTEIAVRYRARYAGRSKVSGTVRGALLAAYYILGTTLRYAWR, translated from the coding sequence ATGACCGTTTGTGTCATCATCCCGGCTTTGAACGAGGCGGAGAGCATCGGCGTCGTGCTGGCCGCAATTCCCGCGGGGCTGGCCGCTGAGGTGATCGTGGTGGACAACGGCTCGACCGATGACACCGCGGCGCGTGCCCTGGCCGCCGGCGCCCGCGTGGTGCGTGAAGATCGCCGCGGCTACGGCTTTGCCTGCGCGGCCGGCGTCGCCGCAACCCAGGCCGACATCATGGTTTTTCTCGACGCCGATCTCAGCGACTTTCCGGAGGAGATGGCAGCCCTGCTGGCGCCCATCCAATCGGGTCAGGCGGACCTGGTGCTTGGCTCGCGCTTCCTGGCCGGCAATCTCTCGCGGTCGGTCATGCCGCCGCAGCAGCGCTTTGGCAACTGGCTGGCCAGCCGGCTCATGCAGCGCCTCTACCGTATTCCGGTCACCGACCTCAGCCCCTTCCGGGCCGTGCGCCGCGACGTGCTGCTGGCCCTGGACATGCGTGAGATGACCTATGGTTGGCCGACCGAGATGATGGTCAAAGCCGCGCGGCGGGGCTATCGGCTAACTGAGATTGCCGTGCGCTACCGTGCCCGCTACGCCGGCCGTTCGAAGGTCAGTGGCACCGTGCGCGGCGCCCTCCTGGCCGCGTATTACATTTTGGGAACCACGCTACGGTACGCCTGGCGGTGA